One genomic region from Muriicola soli encodes:
- the asnB gene encoding asparagine synthase (glutamine-hydrolyzing) codes for MCGIAGFYKAIGLLEIRKETLRRMLTRIKHRGPDESGIYLNDQIGLGSVRLSIVDLSTGTMPLANENDTQWIVFNGEIFNYVELRAELENLGHHFETSSDTEVIVHMYDEYGPEFVNKLNGQFAIAIWDKQKEQLFLVRDRVGIRPLFYTELGDTFLFTSEIKALLEYPGIELQLSPKALSQYCTFWTSLSPLTAFEGIYELPPGCYMTIKNDKKEIVKYWELPMQKPGSYTYSNAEEAAEAFEEVFEDAIRVRLRADVPVAAYLSGGIDSSVTTAFIKQIVANNLQTFSIGFDEKDYDESSFQNIAATYFNTQHSSVSCSSYDIASHFEDVIWHAEAPLLRTAPTPMSLLAKSVRDHQIKVVITGEGADELLGGYNIFKETKIRHFWAKDPSSKYRPLLLTKLYPYLPQMKGAKSNVLKMFFGYKLAETKHPLYSHLLRWNNTSRIKNYLSDTYKNALKEYNSLSEVELAYNGKLEGHDFLTKAQRIELDIFMSGYLLSSQGDRMAMAHSVEGRYPFLDYRVVEFCMTLDPDLKLNGLNEKYLLKKMMKGRIPDPILNRPKQAYRAPIKSVFIADKTPAYVEEMLSEKTITKAGIFNPKHVKQLLEKMQTKKVVSEIDNMALTAILSTQLLYDKFVLRNIPALAEGDLISLNKCILDI; via the coding sequence ATGTGCGGAATAGCCGGATTTTACAAAGCCATAGGCTTGCTGGAGATCCGAAAGGAAACTCTGCGCAGGATGCTTACCCGTATTAAACACAGAGGGCCGGACGAAAGTGGTATTTACCTAAATGACCAGATTGGCCTTGGAAGTGTAAGACTCAGCATTGTTGATCTCAGTACCGGTACGATGCCTCTAGCCAACGAGAACGACACTCAGTGGATCGTTTTTAATGGAGAAATCTTTAATTATGTAGAATTGAGAGCTGAGCTGGAAAATCTTGGACATCACTTCGAAACCAGCAGCGATACCGAGGTAATAGTGCACATGTACGATGAATACGGTCCTGAATTTGTAAATAAACTCAATGGACAGTTTGCCATTGCCATATGGGACAAGCAGAAGGAACAATTGTTTCTAGTGCGCGACAGGGTTGGCATTAGGCCTTTGTTCTACACAGAATTAGGTGATACTTTTCTCTTCACTTCTGAAATCAAAGCTTTGCTGGAATATCCCGGGATAGAGCTACAGCTATCGCCAAAAGCACTTTCTCAGTATTGTACTTTCTGGACATCCCTGAGTCCGCTTACCGCTTTTGAAGGAATCTACGAACTTCCTCCCGGCTGCTATATGACGATCAAAAACGATAAGAAGGAGATTGTTAAATACTGGGAACTCCCTATGCAAAAGCCGGGCTCATATACCTATTCTAATGCCGAAGAAGCGGCAGAAGCCTTTGAAGAAGTCTTTGAAGATGCTATCAGGGTAAGACTCAGAGCCGACGTACCTGTGGCCGCCTACCTGAGTGGGGGAATCGATTCGAGCGTTACCACAGCTTTTATCAAGCAAATTGTAGCCAATAACCTTCAAACCTTTTCTATAGGTTTTGATGAAAAAGACTATGACGAGTCTTCATTCCAAAATATCGCCGCCACCTATTTTAATACTCAACATTCAAGTGTTAGTTGCAGTTCATACGATATAGCAAGTCATTTTGAAGATGTCATATGGCATGCAGAAGCACCTCTGTTAAGAACGGCACCTACTCCTATGAGCCTATTGGCCAAAAGTGTGAGGGATCATCAGATCAAAGTGGTGATAACCGGAGAAGGAGCCGATGAATTACTAGGAGGTTATAATATTTTTAAGGAAACTAAAATCAGGCATTTCTGGGCCAAAGATCCATCATCGAAATACAGGCCTCTACTTCTTACAAAGCTATATCCCTATCTACCTCAAATGAAAGGAGCAAAAAGCAATGTATTAAAAATGTTTTTTGGTTATAAATTGGCAGAAACAAAACATCCTCTTTATTCCCATTTGCTACGGTGGAATAATACTTCCAGAATAAAGAATTATTTATCGGATACTTATAAAAACGCCTTAAAGGAGTATAACTCATTATCAGAGGTAGAACTTGCTTATAACGGAAAATTAGAGGGACACGATTTTCTGACAAAAGCACAACGTATCGAGCTGGATATCTTTATGTCAGGTTATTTATTATCGTCTCAGGGAGACCGAATGGCCATGGCTCACTCAGTTGAAGGCCGGTATCCCTTTTTGGATTACAGGGTTGTGGAATTCTGTATGACGCTCGATCCAGATTTGAAATTAAATGGCCTTAATGAGAAATATCTCCTAAAAAAAATGATGAAAGGCAGGATTCCGGATCCGATTTTAAACAGACCTAAACAGGCCTACAGAGCACCAATAAAAAGTGTATTCATAGCTGACAAAACGCCCGCTTATGTTGAGGAAATGCTCAGTGAAAAAACTATTACAAAAGCCGGTATATTTAATCCGAAACACGTTAAACAATTACTGGAAAAAATGCAAACTAAAAAGGTTGTTTCCGAAATTGACAATATGGCGCTCACGGCTATATTATCAACACAACTATTGTATGATAAATTTGTTTTAAGGAATATTCCCGCATTGGCAGAAGGGGATCTCATTAGCTTGAACAAATGTATTCTAGATATATAA
- a CDS encoding acyl carrier protein, whose protein sequence is MLVTSKVKNKIRQYLFQTTLASTENIEDDTLIFETGLLDSMGLLFLIEFLKEEFSIETQDEELLEENFKSINSINSFVERKL, encoded by the coding sequence ATGCTTGTAACTTCTAAAGTCAAAAATAAAATTAGACAGTATCTATTCCAAACTACACTAGCAAGTACAGAAAACATTGAAGATGATACCTTAATTTTCGAAACCGGTCTTTTGGATTCTATGGGATTGTTATTTTTAATTGAATTTCTGAAAGAAGAGTTCTCGATAGAAACACAAGACGAAGAATTGCTTGAAGAAAATTTTAAATCTATTAATTCTATTAATTCTTTCGTTGAAAGAAAGTTATAG
- a CDS encoding acyltransferase: MQKKKQPFEIDFYTEAELRQFGFKSVGNNVRIAKNCIIVGVEYISIGNNVIIDSFCSIIASKEGELVLGSYIHIGAFCHILVSTGVEIKDFAGLSQGVKVYGKTDDYSGLTLTNPTVPSEFKNVKKGKVVIEEHVIIGANSVILPNVKIEIGTAVGALSLVSVNLDSWTIFVGNPLKRMAPRSKKLLDKKSKFLKN, from the coding sequence ATGCAGAAGAAAAAACAACCTTTTGAAATTGACTTTTACACGGAAGCTGAGCTTAGACAATTCGGTTTTAAATCTGTAGGAAATAATGTGCGAATTGCTAAGAACTGTATTATTGTTGGTGTTGAATATATTTCGATAGGAAATAACGTTATTATCGATTCCTTTTGTTCTATAATTGCCTCAAAGGAAGGAGAATTAGTCCTGGGATCATATATTCATATTGGAGCATTTTGTCATATTTTGGTAAGTACAGGGGTTGAGATCAAAGACTTTGCTGGTCTGTCACAAGGGGTGAAAGTTTATGGCAAAACAGATGATTATTCGGGTTTAACCCTCACTAATCCGACAGTACCATCTGAATTCAAAAACGTTAAAAAGGGGAAGGTAGTAATAGAAGAACATGTTATTATTGGAGCAAATAGCGTTATCCTACCCAACGTTAAAATTGAAATAGGGACTGCGGTTGGTGCCTTGTCTCTGGTTTCAGTAAATTTAGATTCATGGACTATTTTCGTTGGTAATCCGCTTAAACGTATGGCGCCTAGATCGAAGAAGCTCTTGGATAAAAAAAGTAAGTTTCTTAAAAACTAA
- a CDS encoding sugar transferase: MSIYLFIKRIADVLGSILLLLVLAPIIVILITLLIFANNGRPFFFQKRPGKNGEIFTIVKFKTMNDKTDKNGKLLPDNQRITKIGGFIRNYSLDELMQLINVLLGDMSFVGPRPLLIAYLPLYNNTQGRRHEVKPGITGWAQVNGRNAITWERKFELDVWYVDHISFATDLKILWKTVLKVILREGINSNSTQTMPMFTGSTKPDTNNKKDL; encoded by the coding sequence ATGTCCATTTATTTATTTATTAAGAGGATCGCTGATGTTTTAGGTTCTATACTTTTGTTACTAGTATTGGCTCCAATTATTGTCATTTTGATTACGCTGCTAATATTTGCTAATAACGGCAGGCCTTTTTTCTTTCAAAAAAGACCCGGAAAAAATGGTGAAATCTTCACCATAGTCAAGTTTAAAACTATGAATGACAAAACAGACAAAAATGGCAAACTCCTACCAGACAATCAGCGTATAACGAAGATAGGTGGGTTTATCAGGAATTACTCTTTAGATGAATTAATGCAATTGATAAATGTTCTTTTGGGAGATATGTCATTTGTGGGCCCACGACCACTTTTAATTGCGTATCTTCCATTATACAACAATACACAAGGAAGACGTCATGAAGTGAAACCAGGAATTACTGGTTGGGCACAGGTAAATGGCCGTAATGCAATTACCTGGGAAAGAAAATTTGAGTTGGATGTATGGTATGTTGATCATATCAGTTTCGCGACTGACTTAAAAATACTTTGGAAAACTGTGCTTAAGGTTATCTTGCGCGAAGGTATAAATTCAAATTCCACCCAGACTATGCCCATGTTTACCGGTAGTACCAAACCAGATACCAATAATAAGAAGGATTTATAG
- a CDS encoding acetyltransferase codes for MSKKENIVLIGASGHSKVVMDIVEKQGIYSIVGLIDSFKPIGTKVLDYEIIGSEETLNQLMETYNFKSGIISIGNNWVREAMFDKIQSISPDFNFVKAIDPSSIIGKNCSVGPGTVIMPGVIVNSDSSIGSHCILNTSSSLDHDGIMGDFSSLAPRSTVGGGVEIGPCSTIGLGAGVLEGITIGANCFIGAKSLTNKNVEDNNMVYGVPARFIRKIIKRKEILKGIQRIQEEPEIRNNPYEIITTKKKWDEILSKMGDYDFYHTFDYHQLSKRDEESILMFFYNDGQNKIAIPFLKRAIENTTYYDLSSVYGYAGPICNTHYLNFDKARFKNVFNQFIERENIVSVFSRLNPFIRNQQDILEGIGEIVNIGPVVNIDLTPDLNAQRALFSKTTKRYLNKTRRLFTIEYCKNTEEILPFISLYYKTMERVGAEKRYYFNKEYFTRLFNSSDFNAEIVYARSIETDEIVCGALMVMTNGIVQYHLSGTKVEFLNNTPLRLLIDITRIKATKKGYEYFNLGGGLGGNEDSLFYFKSSFSKDIKEFKVWKHIANEKVYNTLCKEYWNNFKNDEASRDFDFFPLYRLDA; via the coding sequence ATGTCCAAAAAGGAGAACATAGTACTTATAGGAGCTTCCGGCCATTCCAAGGTAGTGATGGATATAGTGGAGAAACAAGGAATATACTCTATAGTAGGTTTAATTGATTCTTTTAAGCCAATTGGCACCAAAGTCCTTGATTATGAAATAATTGGGTCCGAAGAAACTCTTAACCAGTTGATGGAAACCTATAATTTTAAATCGGGTATAATTTCTATCGGCAATAATTGGGTTAGAGAAGCTATGTTCGATAAAATTCAATCGATTTCACCCGATTTTAATTTTGTTAAGGCTATTGACCCCTCTTCAATAATTGGGAAAAATTGTAGTGTGGGTCCAGGAACCGTAATTATGCCAGGAGTAATCGTTAATAGTGATTCATCAATTGGTAGTCATTGTATCCTGAACACCTCTTCTTCGCTTGATCATGATGGCATCATGGGTGATTTTTCTAGTTTGGCTCCAAGAAGTACTGTTGGAGGCGGGGTTGAGATTGGTCCATGTTCCACTATTGGATTAGGTGCTGGTGTATTAGAAGGCATTACCATTGGTGCTAATTGTTTTATTGGCGCTAAGTCTCTGACAAACAAAAACGTTGAGGATAACAATATGGTTTATGGAGTGCCCGCAAGATTTATTAGAAAGATTATAAAACGAAAGGAAATTCTAAAGGGGATTCAAAGAATACAAGAAGAACCAGAAATTCGTAATAATCCATATGAAATAATAACTACCAAAAAAAAATGGGATGAGATCCTTTCTAAGATGGGTGATTATGATTTCTATCACACCTTTGATTATCACCAACTGTCTAAAAGAGATGAAGAGTCAATTTTAATGTTTTTTTACAATGACGGACAAAATAAAATTGCAATACCCTTCCTAAAAAGAGCTATTGAAAATACAACTTATTATGATTTAAGTAGTGTATACGGTTATGCCGGTCCTATTTGCAATACTCACTATTTAAATTTTGATAAAGCCCGCTTTAAAAATGTATTTAATCAATTTATTGAAAGAGAAAATATTGTCTCAGTATTTTCAAGACTTAACCCATTTATTAGAAATCAGCAAGACATATTAGAAGGAATAGGTGAGATTGTAAATATCGGACCCGTCGTCAATATTGATTTAACCCCTGATTTGAATGCACAACGTGCTTTATTTTCAAAAACAACAAAAAGGTATTTGAACAAAACCCGGAGATTATTTACAATAGAATATTGCAAAAACACTGAAGAGATTTTACCTTTTATTTCTCTATACTATAAAACCATGGAAAGAGTAGGCGCAGAAAAACGATATTATTTTAATAAAGAATACTTCACTAGATTATTTAACAGTAGTGACTTCAATGCAGAAATAGTCTACGCCAGATCAATCGAAACTGATGAAATTGTTTGTGGTGCTCTTATGGTCATGACTAATGGTATAGTTCAATATCACCTGTCTGGAACAAAGGTTGAGTTCCTCAATAATACGCCCTTAAGGCTATTGATTGATATAACAAGAATAAAAGCTACGAAAAAAGGTTACGAGTATTTTAATCTAGGCGGAGGCTTAGGCGGTAACGAAGATTCCTTATTTTACTTTAAATCTTCCTTTTCTAAAGATATTAAGGAGTTTAAGGTATGGAAGCATATAGCAAATGAAAAGGTTTACAATACACTCTGTAAAGAATATTGGAATAATTTTAAAAATGATGAAGCCTCAAGGGATTTTGATTTTTTCCCTTTATACAGGTTAGATGCATAA
- a CDS encoding glycosyltransferase family 4 protein — protein sequence MNQYFHVVGISSDGIELDRVSKNEGIRVIPLNMTRKITPAKDLVALLQLYRILKKEKPYIVHTHTPKAGVLGMIAAKMAGVPHRLHTIAGLPLLETKGLKRLLLNQVEKLTYASATKVYPNSKGLMDIVLKNKYTSASKLKVLANGSSNGIDTGYFNPELFTAKERLILKQKLDISSQDVVFTFIGRIVKDKGINELISAFKQLLESQPNVKLLFVGDYEREQDPIFPENEVFMRQSDKIILVGWQNDVRPFLSISDCLVFPSYREGFPNVVMQAGAMGLYTIASDINGCNEIIQDQINGSLIPVKDSQALYNAMKNWIVNSQKIKEQGAMYRKLIRESFEREYVWEALLKEYKELDNQV from the coding sequence ATGAATCAATACTTTCACGTGGTGGGTATTTCTTCTGACGGGATAGAACTCGATAGGGTTTCGAAGAATGAAGGTATCAGAGTTATCCCGCTCAACATGACGAGAAAAATAACCCCAGCTAAGGATCTTGTGGCTTTATTGCAGCTTTATAGGATCTTAAAGAAAGAAAAACCATATATAGTTCATACTCATACACCAAAAGCCGGTGTTTTGGGAATGATCGCCGCAAAAATGGCTGGGGTACCTCATAGACTGCATACTATAGCTGGTTTACCTTTGCTCGAAACCAAGGGACTGAAACGTTTATTATTGAATCAGGTTGAAAAGCTTACTTATGCTAGTGCTACTAAAGTTTATCCTAATTCAAAAGGGCTAATGGATATCGTCCTCAAAAATAAATATACAAGTGCCTCAAAACTAAAAGTACTTGCCAATGGCAGCTCTAATGGAATTGATACCGGCTATTTTAATCCGGAATTATTTACTGCAAAAGAAAGGCTAATTTTAAAACAAAAATTGGATATATCTTCTCAAGATGTTGTTTTTACTTTTATCGGGAGGATTGTAAAAGACAAAGGTATAAATGAACTTATTTCCGCATTTAAACAACTTTTAGAATCCCAGCCTAATGTTAAACTACTGTTTGTAGGGGATTATGAACGTGAACAGGATCCTATATTTCCGGAAAATGAAGTATTTATGAGGCAATCTGATAAAATTATACTGGTAGGTTGGCAAAATGATGTAAGGCCTTTTTTGTCTATCAGTGATTGTCTTGTTTTCCCCAGCTATCGGGAAGGCTTCCCTAATGTGGTAATGCAAGCTGGGGCGATGGGGCTTTATACTATTGCGAGTGATATTAACGGCTGTAATGAAATAATTCAGGACCAAATAAATGGTAGTTTAATCCCGGTAAAAGACAGTCAAGCACTGTACAATGCTATGAAAAATTGGATTGTTAATTCTCAAAAAATCAAAGAACAAGGAGCAATGTATAGAAAATTAATACGAGAGAGCTTTGAGAGGGAATATGTCTGGGAAGCCCTTTTAAAGGAATATAAAGAACTTGATAATCAGGTCTAA
- a CDS encoding right-handed parallel beta-helix repeat-containing protein has product MKKSTYMSMLCLFLIFQFSCSSDQDFLDAVLSEELGEEAPNENNEDASDQSDNDPPSGNTNGGEIPANFPGDIVINTTPCDYDLNILEPNGILAIDCQLDLEGASINLPNNVTLEFNGGEIINGSLNFSGGLIDGRLLNKNLEVKGEVSLTDPTFYFYPKRWDVVQGQTTSDVALVNTRELERLIFYSKDLGATTFVIDEFDAYFEVGKVTSTTNHNFYPTIEAINIPENFNFVMTENTHLRVFPNNAPKYSLLAVRDVANVTITGGNLYGERDAHDYSSGGTHEHGHALDLHAAVNVTVSGVKMSNGTGDGMYIHSLYFTFQDDRYRPSNNILVTDCVFDSNRRNNLSITDGFDIIIENNLFLNAGVDTPNSTGTAPKFGIDVEAARESDGNGGYIFYERAENILIRNNTERGSAAGAMTIHIGYYVTIEGNTTEKGIGFTYTNGSIIRNNTVDAGSSEGIGAGIKGGKTSTTGDSIYDNEIYGNTIIGYNTGINVSNRDVKVYDNFISQCKTGIFLLNIRNSQINSNEISSQVPGSNGIVGQITSLDNIEIFENEVDVVSDAIKMVKVNEDLQSNNFLVRDNIFNSNSRSNISLSSGLNFINNSFNHTIRLTGSTNINVQDNLISSGNSVGIDLREGLANIQVMNNEINTSNSDCITVDPTSANEVSLTNNQCLN; this is encoded by the coding sequence ATGAAAAAGTCGACCTACATGTCTATGCTATGTCTTTTCCTTATTTTTCAATTTTCTTGTTCGTCCGATCAGGATTTCCTGGATGCAGTTTTGTCTGAGGAGCTTGGCGAAGAAGCACCGAATGAAAACAATGAGGATGCTTCAGACCAATCAGATAATGATCCTCCATCAGGAAATACAAATGGCGGAGAAATTCCGGCGAATTTTCCAGGTGATATTGTTATAAATACAACTCCTTGTGATTATGACCTCAATATTCTAGAACCCAATGGGATCTTAGCAATAGATTGCCAATTAGACCTCGAAGGGGCAAGTATTAACCTCCCTAACAACGTCACCTTGGAATTTAATGGCGGAGAAATTATTAATGGATCTCTTAATTTCTCAGGAGGATTAATTGACGGTAGATTACTTAATAAAAATTTGGAAGTAAAAGGTGAGGTTTCCTTAACAGACCCTACCTTTTATTTTTACCCTAAAAGATGGGATGTTGTGCAGGGTCAAACTACTTCTGATGTTGCATTAGTTAATACTAGGGAACTCGAAAGACTTATTTTTTACTCAAAAGACTTAGGTGCTACTACATTTGTCATAGATGAATTTGATGCCTATTTCGAAGTTGGAAAAGTAACAAGTACAACAAATCACAATTTTTACCCCACAATTGAGGCAATTAACATACCGGAGAATTTTAATTTTGTAATGACAGAAAATACACATTTAAGGGTCTTTCCCAATAATGCACCAAAATATTCTTTATTAGCGGTAAGGGACGTTGCGAACGTAACAATAACGGGAGGAAATTTATATGGAGAAAGAGATGCCCATGATTATTCTAGTGGGGGGACCCATGAACACGGACATGCTCTGGACTTACATGCTGCTGTAAATGTAACAGTTTCTGGTGTAAAGATGTCCAATGGAACGGGTGATGGCATGTATATTCATAGTTTATATTTTACCTTCCAAGATGATAGATATAGACCCAGTAATAATATTTTAGTTACCGACTGTGTTTTTGATAGCAATAGGCGAAACAATCTTTCTATTACTGATGGTTTTGACATCATCATTGAAAATAATTTGTTTCTGAATGCAGGAGTGGATACTCCAAACTCTACAGGAACTGCTCCAAAATTTGGAATTGATGTAGAAGCGGCACGGGAGTCAGATGGTAATGGCGGGTATATTTTTTATGAAAGAGCAGAGAATATTTTGATTAGAAATAATACTGAAAGAGGTAGTGCCGCCGGCGCCATGACGATTCATATTGGATATTACGTAACAATAGAGGGCAATACCACTGAAAAGGGAATTGGTTTTACATATACTAATGGGTCTATAATAAGAAATAATACGGTAGATGCTGGTTCATCCGAGGGCATAGGTGCAGGGATTAAAGGGGGTAAAACCTCAACTACTGGAGACTCTATTTACGATAATGAGATTTACGGAAATACTATTATTGGATATAATACTGGTATTAATGTGAGCAATCGGGATGTCAAGGTTTATGATAATTTTATCAGTCAATGTAAAACCGGTATATTTCTTCTGAATATTCGAAATTCTCAAATAAATAGTAATGAGATTTCTAGTCAAGTGCCAGGCAGTAATGGAATAGTTGGGCAGATAACTAGTTTGGATAATATAGAAATATTTGAGAATGAGGTAGATGTTGTAAGTGATGCTATAAAAATGGTGAAAGTTAATGAGGATTTACAGTCAAATAACTTCTTGGTACGGGATAATATTTTTAATTCTAATTCAAGATCTAACATCTCACTTTCTAGCGGTCTTAACTTTATAAATAATAGTTTTAACCATACAATTAGGTTAACAGGATCAACTAATATTAATGTTCAGGATAATTTGATTTCATCCGGAAATTCAGTGGGTATAGATCTTAGAGAAGGATTAGCAAATATTCAAGTTATGAATAATGAAATTAATACAAGTAATAGTGATTGTATTACTGTCGATCCTACCAGTGCTAATGAAGTAAGCTTAACAAATAATCAATGTTTAAATTAA
- a CDS encoding thiol-disulfide oxidoreductase DCC family protein: MKQNNVDPEYIIFFDGICNLCNGFIDFVIKRDKAKKIFYSSLQSDISNKYINCANTQTNSSYTTIYLYKNGKVHDKSTAILMILKELSFGYRTLAGFFLLLPKVLRDSIYNFIARNRYRFFGKRDSCRLPNPEEKDQFL, encoded by the coding sequence ATGAAGCAAAATAATGTTGATCCGGAATATATTATCTTCTTCGACGGTATATGTAATCTATGTAATGGATTCATCGATTTTGTAATTAAAAGAGATAAAGCCAAAAAAATATTTTATTCATCCCTTCAATCGGATATTTCGAATAAATATATCAACTGTGCTAACACTCAAACAAACAGCTCCTACACTACGATATATCTTTATAAAAATGGAAAAGTCCATGACAAATCAACTGCCATACTCATGATATTAAAGGAACTTTCTTTTGGATATAGAACACTCGCGGGCTTCTTTCTATTATTACCAAAAGTTCTAAGAGATTCTATATATAACTTTATAGCCAGAAATAGATACAGATTTTTTGGCAAGCGGGATTCTTGCAGATTACCAAATCCCGAAGAAAAAGATCAATTTTTATAA
- a CDS encoding glycosyltransferase, producing MNKVTVVIPMYNVASYLKNCVNSVLDQNDLEDCVEVLMINDGSPDNSEQVAVDLAKNHPMITVISQKNKGLGGARNTGIEQAKGKYVIFLDADDKLMPNTLSSLISKMDNYSLDVLEFGARSIDEQGVILNTMATNSQGNIYPGIEYYQKIQYLGSACNKVYSKEFLMKHNLFFLEHIYGEDFEFNTRVLYYAKRVLAVDIIGSEFLHSSNSITRNSDMAKKDKYARDYIKILRNINSFYNKAVIQDNKSEHRFFRERLTLVNVNAFFLLFKNGYSYKKINDYRNKLNSEKLLFIEHHISNSKKNLFRVLFLKNFFLFRISQPIIALLKR from the coding sequence ATGAATAAAGTCACTGTAGTAATTCCTATGTACAACGTCGCTTCATATCTCAAGAACTGTGTAAATTCAGTACTTGATCAAAATGATCTTGAAGATTGTGTTGAAGTTTTAATGATTAACGATGGTTCTCCTGACAATAGTGAACAGGTCGCCGTTGATTTAGCAAAAAACCATCCCATGATTACAGTAATATCCCAAAAAAATAAAGGCCTTGGAGGAGCCAGAAACACCGGGATAGAGCAGGCCAAAGGCAAGTACGTTATTTTTCTGGATGCCGATGATAAACTGATGCCTAATACCCTATCATCTTTAATTTCTAAAATGGACAACTATAGTCTAGATGTGCTAGAATTTGGAGCCAGATCCATCGATGAGCAAGGAGTAATATTAAATACAATGGCAACCAATAGCCAAGGAAATATCTACCCTGGTATAGAATACTACCAAAAGATACAATATTTAGGATCTGCCTGCAATAAGGTATACTCGAAAGAGTTTCTAATGAAACATAATTTGTTCTTTTTAGAACACATTTATGGGGAAGATTTTGAATTTAACACCAGGGTGTTGTATTACGCAAAGCGAGTTCTGGCAGTTGATATCATCGGCTCTGAATTTTTACACTCTTCCAATTCCATAACCCGTAATTCGGACATGGCAAAGAAGGATAAGTATGCTAGGGATTACATTAAAATATTGCGGAACATCAATTCTTTTTATAACAAAGCCGTTATCCAGGATAATAAATCAGAACACCGTTTTTTTAGGGAACGGTTAACCTTGGTAAATGTTAATGCCTTCTTTCTTTTGTTTAAAAATGGTTACTCCTATAAGAAAATTAATGATTACAGAAACAAATTAAATTCAGAGAAATTATTATTTATAGAACATCATATTTCTAACAGCAAAAAAAATTTATTTAGAGTTCTTTTTCTAAAGAATTTTTTTCTTTTTCGTATATCACAGCCAATTATAGCACTTTTAAAAAGGTAG
- a CDS encoding EpsG family protein translates to MIDFIPLEIYYALYIYISLTIVLLTVFHSAVLRLDSPKNIIYTKSVGLTLLITIIIFMGLRPISGYYFTDMRTYARHFEHYELGGSLLTDKDIVFHSFMKLSAKILTIHQFFLLCCAIYIYPMYRISKVYFKNYWFYSFLLLIVSLSFWTYGVNGIRNGMATSFFLWAMTYRDKSLPQILFLTAAVLFHQTLLLPVGAFFIAKYFTNVKVFSVFWLSAIPLSIALGGFWESLFISVGFADPRLESYLSGSVNNSFRFDFLIYSAAAILLGWYFIFIRKFKDKTFNSLFITYLICNAFWILVIRASFSNRFAYLSWFLMAVIIIYPILKDKTLIRKRKLFLNSAVLFYFLFTYFMYAVYYAEPEL, encoded by the coding sequence ATGATAGATTTTATACCGCTTGAGATATATTATGCACTTTATATTTATATTTCCTTGACTATTGTTTTGTTAACGGTATTTCATTCCGCCGTCCTGAGGCTCGATAGTCCAAAAAATATTATTTACACTAAGAGCGTTGGATTAACGTTACTAATTACGATAATAATCTTTATGGGGCTTAGGCCCATTAGTGGATACTATTTCACTGATATGAGAACCTATGCTCGTCATTTTGAGCATTATGAACTTGGGGGATCTCTGTTAACAGATAAGGATATAGTCTTTCATTCCTTTATGAAACTATCTGCCAAGATATTGACAATTCATCAATTTTTCCTTCTTTGTTGTGCGATTTATATTTATCCGATGTATAGGATATCCAAGGTGTATTTTAAGAACTACTGGTTTTATTCCTTTCTACTTTTAATAGTGTCTTTGAGTTTCTGGACTTATGGAGTGAATGGTATTAGAAATGGTATGGCCACTTCATTTTTTTTGTGGGCTATGACCTATCGTGATAAATCTTTGCCTCAAATATTGTTCTTGACAGCTGCTGTTCTCTTTCACCAAACTCTTTTACTTCCAGTGGGAGCATTTTTTATTGCAAAGTATTTTACTAATGTTAAAGTGTTTTCTGTTTTTTGGCTGTCGGCAATTCCCTTATCAATTGCACTGGGTGGATTTTGGGAATCCCTTTTTATTTCAGTGGGATTTGCAGATCCAAGACTAGAGTCCTACTTAAGTGGTAGTGTAAATAATAGTTTCAGATTTGACTTTTTGATATACAGTGCCGCTGCGATTCTTCTTGGATGGTATTTTATTTTCATTCGTAAGTTCAAGGATAAAACTTTTAATTCTTTATTTATCACTTACCTGATTTGCAATGCCTTTTGGATATTAGTGATTAGAGCAAGTTTTTCAAATCGATTTGCTTACCTATCTTGGTTTCTTATGGCCGTTATAATTATATATCCTATTTTAAAGGATAAAACCTTGATCCGAAAAAGAAAACTTTTCCTAAATAGTGCTGTGTTATTTTATTTCCTTTTCACCTATTTTATGTACGCAGTTTACTACGCTGAACCTGAATTATAA